The sequence CGAGCCCTTCGCCCGCGCCCGGCTTCAGCTCCATCTCGTACAGCGCGGTGACGGTGTGCCCGGAGCCAATCTCGCCCGCGTCCACGCGGTCATTGCGGAAGTCGCGGTCCGCGATGTCGCGGTTCTCGTAGCCCACCAGCCGGTAGCGAGACACCTGCACGGGGTCGAACTCGACTTGCAGCTTCACGTCCTGGGCGATGACCTCCAGCGTTCCGCCGAGCTGCTCCTGGAAGATGCGGCGCGCGGCCAGCAGCGAGTCCACGTAGTAGTGGTTGCCGTTCCCCTGGTCCGCGAGCTGCTCCATCATCGTGTCCTGGTAGTTGCCCATGCCGAAGCCCACGGTGGTGACGGTGATGCCCTCCTTCACGTGGCCACGGATGCGCTTGAGGATTTCCTCGTGGCTCGTCGTGCCCACGTTGGCGTCGCCGTCCGAGAGGATGACGATGCGCGAGACGGAGCCGCCATCCAGCGTCTTCATCGCCTCCGCGTAGGCCAGCTCGATGCCGGAGGCCATCGCGGTGGAGCCACCGGCCGTCAGGTCCTCGATGGCCGCATGGATGCGCGCCTTCTGCTCCATGCCCGTGGGCGCCAGCACGCGCCGCACGTTGCCCGCGTACGTCACCAGCGCCACGGTGTCGCCGTCGCGCAGGTTGTCCACGAGCATCCGCAGCGCGCGCTTCGCGAGCGGCAGTCGGTCCGGTGACTGCATCGAGCCGGACACGTCCACGAGGAAGGTGAGGTGCGCGGGCTTGCGCTCGGAGATGGAGAGGCGACGGCCCTGCACACCCACGCGCAGCAGGTGACGGCCCGGCGTGAACGGCGAAGGCGCTGCGTCCAGGTGCACGGCGAGCGGGCCATCGCTCGCGGCGGGCTCGGGGTACGTGTAGCGGAAGTAGTTGAGGAATTCTTCGACGCGCACGGCCTCCTTCGGCGGCAGCGAGCCCTCCATCAGCTTGCGCCGCACGAGGGTGTACGACGCCGTGTCCACGTCCACGGAGAAGGTGGACAGCCGGTCCTCGGACGCGGTGACGAAGGGATTCACGCCGTAGTCGCGGTAGCCCTCGCCGGAAGCGGAGTCTTGCTCTTCCCGCGTGCGCTCGAACTGGGTCTCAGAGCTGTGGGGCTTGCCCCCGGTAATCACACCGGCTTGTCTCGACGAGGCGGCCATGCCACTGCCGGAGCCGTAACCGGCGGCGCCCGCGCCGTAGGAGCCGGCCACGCCGACCCCGCGTCCCTGTCCCTTCGTGCCGATGCTGCCGATGCTACCGATGCCGCCGCCTCCGGCTCCCTTGCCGCTCAAGCCGAGGCCCTTCCCCTTGAGGTCTCCACCGCCGGCTCCAACGCCACTCATGCCGAGCCCGCCGAGGTTGCCGTTGTACGCCTTCATGGGCAGGCCGGATGGCGGCGCTGGCGCGAGCTTCTTCGCGGGCTCGGTACGAGGCATCGGGTCCATGGCCGTCCCCGCGAGCTCGTTCATCTGGGGCTCAGGCGCGCTCACGGAGGACGCGGTCGCAGCGGCTTGCGGCGCCTTCGACGCCATCTGCCCTTCTTCAAGCCGTATCTTCCGCACCTGGGCGGTGGAGTCCGGCGGCTGGGCTGCGGACTGCTCGGTGTTCTCTCGTGAACGGCAGCCCGACACCGTGCTCCCGAGCACGAGCGCGCACACGACTCCCATGACGGCCTGGTGCATCCGCCTCATTCGCAGCCTCCGTGTTTCCGATTCGCGAAGGCTTCCGACAGCGGCACGCGCAAAAAGGTTCCCGCGGAGTCGCGGCGCGGCGTGGATTGCGGCGGAGTGGAAGGGCACGCGCGCCGGCGACCCGGGTGGAGGCGTCATCAACGGGGCGAGAAGACGCGCACGCTGATGGGCCAGGAGCTCCTCAACAGCAATGCGCGCTCGGGCGAGGTGGTCAACACCTCCAGCACCAGTGACGCGCGAGGCCGGCGATGCGACATCGGGCAACGGGACGCGCGACACGTGACGTGCAGCGCGTCCCGAATTGCTACGGACTATAGCGGCGCGCACTCGAAGCAGCGGATGGCGCAGTAGGTGCCCGAGCCATCACACTTCGGGCACGTGCGCTCACCCGTCTTGCACGTAGCGGCCGACTCGACCTCGCCGCCCGTCTGGATGCCGGGGTTCGCGCACTCGAAGCAGCGGATGGCGCAGTAGGTGCCCGAGCCATCGCACTTCGGGCACGTGCGCTCACCCGCGTTGCACGTGGCGGCCGCCTCGACCTCGCCGCCCGTCTGGATGCCGGGGTCCGCGCACTCGAAGCAGCGCGTCGCGCAGTAGGTGCCCGAGCCGTCACACTGCGGGCACTCACGCTTGCCGGCGGGGCACGCCATCGCCTCGACCTCGCCGGTGGGCGCGGCCGGCGGGGTGCAGTCGAGGCACGCGTCGCCGCAATACGTTCTCGTGCCATCACACGACGTGCACAGGTACTGGCCCTTGGGACATCCCGCGGTCTCCTGCACCTGCTGCGACTCCTGCGGCTCCTGCGCCTCTGGTGCCTGACTCGGGCCACAACCCACGGTCAGCACCAACGCCATCACCGCCGAGAATGCGAGCAACCTGGAGCTCATGATGTTTCCTCTGTGAAGGGGGGGGAGGGGACTGCACCTCCATTCTGGGTGCTCGCCCTGACTCCGGCAAAGCACATGCTGTCTCGCTGCAATCCGACAGACATGGTGCTTCCGACGTGGCGGTGCTGGTGCAGCGCGTCTACGTTCATGGAATGACGCACGTGGACGCCGACATGTGGACACTGCCCTGGCGCGGGCTGGGGCTGAGCAGCAACCTGAGCACGGCGGATGTGCCTCAACCGTACAAGCTGCTCGACGCGTCTCCGGGCCTCTTCGACTTCGTCGAGTACAGCGCGCCGCTGTCACTCGAGGAAGCGCGCGCGCACGCCTCGCTGTTCCCGGAGATGTGGCGGCGTCGCGAGGACGTGCCGGTGCTCTTTCATCCCGTGCACCTCAACCTCTGGGGCCCGGAGCTGGAGCCGGCGTCGGTGCTCGCCGAGTTGAACGCGCACGCACGCGCGGTGGGCAGCCCATGGGTTGGCAATGACGTGGGGTGGTGGCACGTGGGCGGTCAGCCCTTTCCCGGCTACCTGTACTTCACGCCACCGTTCAACGAGGCAGGCCTCGTCGACTGCGCGGCGCATGCGCTTCACGTGCAGCGACATCTCTCCATGCCGCTCGTGCTGGAGAACCCCGCGGTGCTCGCGCGGCGCGGTGAATGGCATGTGCTGGACTTCATGTCGCGGCTCCATGCGCGCACCGGGCTGCCATTGCTGTTGGACCTGGGGCACCTCTTCAGCCACCAGCTCTCTGCGGGCCTGCCGTTGGAGACGGGGCTGGATGGCTTCCCGTTGGACCAGGTCGTCGAAATCCACATCGCCGGCGGCGTGGTGACGCGCCGGGGCTCGCGTCAGTTCTACGTGGATGACCACACGCAGCCGGTGCGCGAGGAGTTGTTCTCGCTGCTGGAGTCGCTCGTGCCGCGCTGTCCCTCGCTGCGCGCCGTCACCTTCGAGGGAGATGGGCATCCTCCCGAGGTGGCGCTCCTGTCACTGCGCCGTCTGCGCAAGCTGGTGCCCGCGGGCTCGCGCCCACCGCTGTCATTGCGCGCGCCTCGCGAGGTCTCAGTCCCGCCGCTGACGGGAGACAGCCGCTCGTGGGAGTTGTTCGACGCGGGCCATGGCGTCACGCGCGCGGACTCCGTGGAGGACGTGGAGGGCACACGGGTCGACCAGGACTTCCGGCTCGCCGTCATCGCGGAGGTGCTGGACAAGGAATGGCCGCTCACGCGCCTGCTCGTCGCGGGGACGCGCGAAGGACTCGCAGCCTTCACCGGCTCGCCCGAGTACCGGAGTCTCTTCGGCGGCACGGGCCGCTCGCTGGGACAGGTCTTCTCGCGGTGGGCCATGCGCCACCTGCGCGAGCACCCCGACGAGGGCGCCTCCGCCGCGCTGGCGCTGGAGATGCTCCTGCCCACGCTGTTCCTCCGCCCCGTGCCCGCGCCGGGCCCGGGGCAGGTGGGGCTGGCGGAAGAAGTGCGGCCGGGTGCGCTTCCGGTGGACCTGTCGGAGTTGGTCTTCGCCGCTCGGGCCGTGCGCCGTCACCTCACGGCCCGTGCGTGGGCCTGTGGCTCGCTGGAGATGTCCGGGCTGGAGTCGCTGGCGCAGGTGGCTCGACGGCCGGCGCCGGGGCCGTGGGGCTTCCTCGTCCGGCGCCGGGGCAGTGGCTTCGAGGTGCTGACGGTGTCGCCCGGACTGGCGGAGTGGCTGCGGAAGCTCGCTCTGCGCGCCATGCCGGTGGAGGAGGCGCCCGCCGGGTTGCTGGCCGAGGCCCAGGGGCGCGGGCTGATCCGCCGGGGATAAAACGTCGTGAAGTGGACCGAAGCCTTGCACTGACCCGCCCGGTGGGGTAGGTGCGGCCGCCATGGCGTCCCCCCTCGTCGTCGGCATCGCGGGCGGTACCGCGTCCGGCAAGACCACCGTCGCGCGGAAGGTTCGCGAGGCGCTGGCTGACTGCCGCGTGGCCTTCATCGATCAGGACTCGTACTACCGGGACCTGAAGGACCTCCCGCTCGCGGATAGGCGTGAGGTGAACTTCGACCATCCGGATGCATTCGACACGGATCTGCTCGTGAAGCACCTGCGCGAGCTGAAGGCCGGTCGTGCCATCCAGAAGCCCGTCTACGACTTCGTCACCTCGTCACGCCAGCCGCGCACCATGGGCGTGGACCCCGGCGACATCATCCTCATCGAGGGCATCCTCGTCCTCCACATGAAGGAGGTGCGGGACGAGATGGACGTGAAGATCTACGTCGACGCGGATGACGACCTGCGAATCCTTCGCCGCCTCACGCGCGACATCAAGGACCGCGGCCGCGACTTCGACCACGTGGTGGGCCAGTACCTGCGCCACGTGCGCCCCATGCACATGGGCTTCGTCGAGCCGTCCAAGCACTTCGCGGACATCATCATTCCGCACGGCGGCAACAACGAGATTGCCATCGGCATGCTCGTGGGCGCGCTGCGAGGAAAGCTCTCCGGCCCGGCGCCGCGCGAGTAGTCAGCACCGCCGCAGGAAGTCGCTCAGCGGGCCGTGCAGCCGGTCCGCGTCCGTCAGCAGCGCGCCGTGGTCTCCCGGCCCCGGAAGCTCCAGCAGCCGCGCGCTCACGCCCGCCGCGCTCAGCAGGTGGTACGTGTCCCGCACGCGATTCACCGGCGCCAGCGCATCCGTGGAACCCGCCACCAGCAGCACCCGCGCGCGGATGTGCGGGAAGCAGTCCGCCACGTCGCAGCCCGCGTACGCCGAGCACAGCGTCGCCCACGACACGGGGTCGAACGTCTCCGCGAACGCGTCCGCTTCCGCCTCTAGCGCCACGCGCGCCGACTCCGGGTCCGGCCAGCGCGAGGCGAGGTACTCGCGCCCGTACAGGAGCTTCTGGAAGTCCAGCCGCAGCCGCCGCATCGTCTTGCGCGGCAGCGTGTCCGGCCCGTAGAGCCCCTCGCGGAAGTCCGGGTCCGCGCGCAGCAACTGCCACGACAGGCCCAGCTTCTCGCGCACGCCCTCGGGCAGCGCGCGCGCCGTGCCCAGCGTCACCACGCCCGCCGCCAGCTCCGGGAAGAGCGCCGCCAGCCGCAGCGCCACCTGGCCACCCAGGCCCACGCCCACCAGCGCGCGCACCCGCTGCAACCCCATGGCGCGCAGTGACGCGGACACGCCGCGCGCCATGTCCAGCACCGTGAGCGGCGGAAGGTTGATGCCCCAGCGCTCGCCCGTCGCCGGGTCCGCCGAGGCCGGTGACGTCGTGCCGAACGGACTGCCCAGCAGGCCCGGCACCACCACGGGCGTGCTGGCGGGGTCCAGGGCCAGGCCCTCGCCCACGAGCGTGCGCGCCCACCCGGAAGGCTGATACGCAACGTCTTCTACCGGACCCAACGCGCGATGCGATTGCGAGACGTCGTGCAGCAGCACCACCGCTTTGCCGTCTGACGGTTCCCCATAGGCCGCCCAGGCCACCTGGGGATTGCCCAGCAGCTCCCCCTCCTCCAAGGGAAGCGGCACGGAGAACAGGTGGGTGCCGGTGGCCTGGATCACGTTGGGGAATTTTCATATCACTGCCGGCTCCAACGCACAGGAGTCAGCTCGTGAAGCGCTACTTCGGAGTCATCGTCATCATCGCGGGGGTGCTGCTCGCCGCCGTCATGAGCTACCGCAGCGCCAGTGCCAAGGCGAGGGAGGCGCAGCGCGACGCGGACGACCAGCGCATCCACGCAGAATACCTGGAGCGCGTCGGCTGGATGCGCGCCAACCCGGATGAGGCCTCGTACCGCGACGAGCTCAAGCCCTTCTTCAAGGCTTACTTCGACCAGGTGGACACTCACCTGACCCAGTTCGGTGGCAACAAGAAGTTCGACGGCTACCTGGACGAGCTGGAGAAGCGCGAGAGCAGCGGCAAGGAGGAGCGCGCCAACGACAAGAAGGCCTTCTACGAGTACACGCGCAAGGTGTTCGACAGCCTCCGCGAGGGCAAGTACCGCCCGGTGTGGACGGCCTCGGACAAGGGCATGCGCCTGGACA comes from Pyxidicoccus parkwaysis and encodes:
- a CDS encoding vWA domain-containing protein yields the protein MRRMHQAVMGVVCALVLGSTVSGCRSRENTEQSAAQPPDSTAQVRKIRLEEGQMASKAPQAAATASSVSAPEPQMNELAGTAMDPMPRTEPAKKLAPAPPSGLPMKAYNGNLGGLGMSGVGAGGGDLKGKGLGLSGKGAGGGGIGSIGSIGTKGQGRGVGVAGSYGAGAAGYGSGSGMAASSRQAGVITGGKPHSSETQFERTREEQDSASGEGYRDYGVNPFVTASEDRLSTFSVDVDTASYTLVRRKLMEGSLPPKEAVRVEEFLNYFRYTYPEPAASDGPLAVHLDAAPSPFTPGRHLLRVGVQGRRLSISERKPAHLTFLVDVSGSMQSPDRLPLAKRALRMLVDNLRDGDTVALVTYAGNVRRVLAPTGMEQKARIHAAIEDLTAGGSTAMASGIELAYAEAMKTLDGGSVSRIVILSDGDANVGTTSHEEILKRIRGHVKEGITVTTVGFGMGNYQDTMMEQLADQGNGNHYYVDSLLAARRIFQEQLGGTLEVIAQDVKLQVEFDPVQVSRYRLVGYENRDIADRDFRNDRVDAGEIGSGHTVTALYEMELKPGAGEGLATVRVRAKRPRGETATERAYRFPANALASNFKDASPDLRFATAVMGAAELLRRSPHADRWSFESVREIARAATVAGNAEREEFLSLLEKARPLLRGVAAR
- a CDS encoding alpha/beta fold hydrolase, whose protein sequence is MIQATGTHLFSVPLPLEEGELLGNPQVAWAAYGEPSDGKAVVLLHDVSQSHRALGPVEDVAYQPSGWARTLVGEGLALDPASTPVVVPGLLGSPFGTTSPASADPATGERWGINLPPLTVLDMARGVSASLRAMGLQRVRALVGVGLGGQVALRLAALFPELAAGVVTLGTARALPEGVREKLGLSWQLLRADPDFREGLYGPDTLPRKTMRRLRLDFQKLLYGREYLASRWPDPESARVALEAEADAFAETFDPVSWATLCSAYAGCDVADCFPHIRARVLLVAGSTDALAPVNRVRDTYHLLSAAGVSARLLELPGPGDHGALLTDADRLHGPLSDFLRRC
- the udk gene encoding uridine kinase, with protein sequence MASPLVVGIAGGTASGKTTVARKVREALADCRVAFIDQDSYYRDLKDLPLADRREVNFDHPDAFDTDLLVKHLRELKAGRAIQKPVYDFVTSSRQPRTMGVDPGDIILIEGILVLHMKEVRDEMDVKIYVDADDDLRILRRLTRDIKDRGRDFDHVVGQYLRHVRPMHMGFVEPSKHFADIIIPHGGNNEIAIGMLVGALRGKLSGPAPRE
- a CDS encoding DUF692 domain-containing protein, encoding MAVLVQRVYVHGMTHVDADMWTLPWRGLGLSSNLSTADVPQPYKLLDASPGLFDFVEYSAPLSLEEARAHASLFPEMWRRREDVPVLFHPVHLNLWGPELEPASVLAELNAHARAVGSPWVGNDVGWWHVGGQPFPGYLYFTPPFNEAGLVDCAAHALHVQRHLSMPLVLENPAVLARRGEWHVLDFMSRLHARTGLPLLLDLGHLFSHQLSAGLPLETGLDGFPLDQVVEIHIAGGVVTRRGSRQFYVDDHTQPVREELFSLLESLVPRCPSLRAVTFEGDGHPPEVALLSLRRLRKLVPAGSRPPLSLRAPREVSVPPLTGDSRSWELFDAGHGVTRADSVEDVEGTRVDQDFRLAVIAEVLDKEWPLTRLLVAGTREGLAAFTGSPEYRSLFGGTGRSLGQVFSRWAMRHLREHPDEGASAALALEMLLPTLFLRPVPAPGPGQVGLAEEVRPGALPVDLSELVFAARAVRRHLTARAWACGSLEMSGLESLAQVARRPAPGPWGFLVRRRGSGFEVLTVSPGLAEWLRKLALRAMPVEEAPAGLLAEAQGRGLIRRG